Genomic DNA from Amycolatopsis alba DSM 44262:
GTACTTCGTAATAGCCGCCGACGGAGCTTGGCTGCGCAAGGCCTACGCCGCCGAATACGGCGCGACCGACTCGCTCGGCTACCAGTTCCTGGACAAGCTCTTCCAGCTCACCGTGCCGATGCCTGCCCTGAGCGCCACCGCGCAGCAACGATTCCTCGGCAGGCTTCTGCGCCCTGGCAGCACCGAATCCGTTCCCTGGCAGGAAGTCGAGCAGGCCAAGGAGCGCATCGGCGACGCGGACGGCAACGAACAGGCCGTCGTCGGCACTCTCGCGGCGATGAGCCCCGAATTGCGGGACGCCGTCGCCGTCGACGCCACCAATGCTTTGCTGGGGGCTTCCGCGCGCACCCAGCGGGAGCACATCCTCCGCAAGTTCGCCCCGCTCCTGCCGCCGAATCCGCGCAGTATCAAGCTGTTCCTCAACAACTACACGATCCTGCGCGCCGTGCGGACCCTGGAAGGCGTCGCGGTCGACATCGACTCGCTCGCGCTGTGGACGATCCTCCGGCATCGCTGGCCCGCCGTCGCCGACGTTCTGCAACGAGATCCCGACGCCGTCCGGGGAATCATCGAACCGCTGTGGTGCACGGAGACCTTCCCCGACGAGTTACAGGAAGCAGCGCGCTCCGCCGAACTCAGGGCGGTGGTCCTGCACCGGCCCGGCGGGCCCCTGACGGCCGATGTCATCCGCCAGTGCTGCGGTACCGCTTGAACGATCAGGTACCGAGAAAGTCGGGTACGTGAGTACCCAGGCCGCTTTCGCGGGCACGCCGGTGGACGAGATCCGCGAGGGCGAGGTCCAAAGCACCGAGACCGAAGGGCGAGAAAACGGTGAGGGTGTCCGGGTTTCGCCGGTATCGGTCGCCGTCGAGGAGGAGTTCGCCGAGCGAGTGGGCGATGAAGTCGCGGTTGCCTGCCTGTTGCTCCGCGAGATGCAGCGACGTGGCGGCACGGCAGACGTGGTCGGCGTCGTCGACGACGTTGGTGCTCGCCAGGATCGTCTCCGGGGTGAGGTCGCGCAGCGACAGGTGCAGGATCAACGCTCCCGGCTGACAGCGGGCGACGTCCAGATGCGGGACCGTGGCGCTGGTCGCCAGGGACACCAGCGGATGTGCGGCGAGGGCGTCCTCGACCCGTGTGACGACGTCGACCTTCATCTCCGGCCAGCGGGTGGTGCACCGGTCCGCGAAAGCGGTCGACCGCGCCTGGTCGAGGTCGAACACGGTGACCGAGTCCAGCCCGGCGTACAGGGCGCGCAGGAACGACAGAACCTCGAAGTTGATCACGCCGCATCCGATGAGGGACACCCCGGAGCCGGTCGCGCCGAGGGTGACGGCGGCGACCGCCGCGCTCGCCGCGGTGCGCCGTGCCGAGATGGTCGCGCCCTCGAGGAACACCTCGGGATGGCCGGTCCGCATCGAATTGAGAATGATCGCCGCCGACGCCCGGTCCATCCCGGCCTGGACGTTGCCGGGGAACGACGACACCCACTTGACGCCGGCGACCGGCGCCTCGGGTGTGTCCAGATACGCGGGCAGCGCGATGATCCGGTTCCGGTCGTCGCCGGGGAACCGCAGGAACACCGAATGCGGAATGGCGGACCGGCCTTGGGTGTGCAGGACATAAGCCGTGCGCACGGCCGCCAGCACTTCTTGCTCCGCACCGTCGAGAATCCGCCGGACATCGCCATGGGACAGGATCAGCATGTCCTCAGCCTGACGGGCGGCCGTCGGCTTTCGCAGGGAAGAAAGCGCAGAAAACCCGACCGGGAATTCTTCCGGTGGTCAGCGGTGCACGGCGACGAAACGCAGTTCGGAGGTGTACCGATTTCCTTTGTCGTCGGTGAGCCACGCCTGCTCGGGCGAGGGCAGCATCTCCGTGATCGACAACCGGCCGCCCGGATCCTGCCGTGCCAGCCGCCGCATGGCCTTGGCGAAGATGTTCACATACACCGGGGCGTCGAAGTCCACATAGAACGGACGAGGCTCCCCCGCCGAAACCACGAACACGAACCTCGGAAGTCCCAGTCCTTCACGCCACCGGCGAGCCAGCACGAACCGCCGCGCCTCCGACTTCTCCGACACAAAACCCAGGGACTCCACCGGAACCGACCACGACTCCCGCGCCACCACCAGCTTGTCCACCGTCACCCGCGGCGAATGGTCCGCGTCGGGCATGATCCGGAACAGGTCCATCGCCAGCGTGGTCAGCACGTGACCGAACGCGTCGAGCACGTCGAACTCCGCGCCGTCCGGTAATACGGCGACCAGCCGGTCCCCGCGTGCTTCCACCAGGACGTCGGCACTGAGCACCGCCCGCTCGCGCTCCGGATCGACCGTGTGGTCGACCAGGGCCACGTAGTAGTCCTCAGGCCGGTCCAACGAGTAGCGGATCCGGGCGGAAAGCCGGGACCGGTGTTCCTTGGGCAGCATCGGCAGCAGACGCGGGCCGGGAAAGTCGGCCGCGGTCTCGTCGAGCAGCTCACCGCGCGCCGGGTGCTGGTTGACGAACAGCGAAGCACCGAGGGTGTTCGACGCGACGTGCAGTTCGCCGAGCACCCACTCGTTGTCGGTGCCGGGAACGACGAACACGTCAGGACTGAGGTAGCGGGCCATGTCCCAGCCGGGGACCGGATCGCCGAACTCGTCCCGCACCCGGTCCGCGATGTCCACATGGGACAACCTGACGCGCCGGGCTCCCTCGGGGACGTCGAGGATGCGTGCCCACCGGGCGGACAGCTCCCGGCGGAGCGCCTCGGCCTCGGTCACCGCCGAGCCGTGCAGGATCGGCATGCACGCGAACCAGAACGCGGCCAGGCCGACCGTACCGGCCGCCGTCAGGTCGGTGTGGACCCTCCGCGCGTGGCTCAGTACCGCGTCGGCGAGCCGCGCGGTCAACCAGGTCGCGCTGGTCAGTAGCAGGTCGACCGGCGCGAGCTCGGCCAGCAGGTCCGTGCCGAGCCGCGCCCGCGCCGCCCGGACACAGTCGGAATAGACCAGGCCGCGGCACGGGGCGGTGTTCGTGCCCTTGGCGCGAGTGGCCGCCGAACCGGTCATCGTCGTGAAGTCGCTCTCCAGCGCGGCGAGTTCCCCAGGAAGCTCCGCGGAGGTCGACGTCCGCACCCGATCACGGCCGCGTTCCAGCTCGTCCAGCCAGGCGAGCCACTGCTCCCGGAGACCGGTCTCGCCGACGGACGCCAGCCAGGTTCGCAAGTACCGTTCGGGATGCGCGCTCGCCGGGACGTCCAGCCGCCAGACGACCACCTTGAGCCGCACCAGTTCCGTCACGGCGGCGGCCACGTCGATCGCCGGGCCCAGCTCCTGCTGGATTTTCCGCGCCGAGCGGAGTCCGTCGCACAGTTCGAGAACGGGGCGGAGTTCCGCGGGAATCGCCTGGGGTGGCCTGCCCGGCAGATGGGCCAGGTCACCGGTCACCCGCACGAAGGGCACCCGGCGGGGCGCCACCCAGTCCCGCGACCGCGGATCGTCGCCGATCGCGCGGGCCACCGCGTCGACCGCCCAACTGGCGAAGTAGACGTTCGACGTCGTGATCAGCCCGGAACCGGGCTCGACCTCGACTCCGTTCGCCGACTCGGCCCAGCGGCCCCAGCCCACCGGGCCGAAGAAACCGATCGTGTCGTTCTTCACGCAGAACCGCTGCCAGTACTGCGCGACCAGCTCTTCACGCTGCCGGGGTTTGCTGGTCCGGCCCGCCACCGACGGCTTCCACGCGAGGAAGGACTCGACACCGGTTCGCCAGATGGTGGAGTTCTGCCACTCGACCGCGTCCCGGAAACCCGGCGAGGACGCGATCGACTGGAGCTCGACGGCCGTTTCCACGGCCGTCGTCGCGAACTGTTTCTCGAACACGTCCCACGCGGCCCCGGACAGCCCCGCGTCGAGCCGGTCCGCGGCCGCCGCGAGTCCTTCCTCCGCGAGCCTCAGCACGCCCGCCGCGGGGAAACCCGCGCCCCGCACCGCGAACTGGTCCCACAGCCGCCATTTTCCGCTCAACCAGACCATGTCGGCAACGCTCCTCGGGCTAGCGGACATCGGCGCGGCAGCGCCGCGGGGTGTTCCCACCGGACACGATGGCGACGGCACGGCCGGTGAACCGCGTCCGCAGGGCACCGGCGAGGGCGACGCTCCCACTCGGTTCGGCCTCGACCCCGTCGCGACGCAGCAGTTCCATCGCCGCCAGGATCTCTTCGTCGGTCACCTCGATCAGCTCGTCGACCCGGCGCTGGATGATCGGGAACGGGATCTCGCCCGGCCGCTGACCGCGGAGCCCGTCGGCCACCGTGCGGGACGGCGGCAGCTCGACCGGGCATCCGGCCGCCAGTGAACGGGCGTAGCGCCGGGCCGTCGCCGGCTCCACGCCGACGATCCGGGGTGTTCCGCGCAGTCCCTCGGCGGCCAGGCACACGCCCGCCAGCAGGCCACCACCGCCGGTCGGCACGAAGATCACGTCGAGGTCCGGGACGGCGTCGAACACTTCCAGCCCGACCGTGCCCGCTCCGGCGACCACCGACCGGTGATCCGAGGACGGCACGAACGCCGCGCCGGTGCGGGCCGCGTGCTCGCGTGCGTACCGATCCCGGTCAGCCACCCCTCCTGGCACCTCGATCACCCGTGCGCCGAGCCTGCCGATGGTGGCCGCTTTGACGGCGGCCGCGCCACCGGCGACGACGACCGTCACCTCGACCCCCAGCTCGGCGCCGAGCCGGGCGACCGCGATCCCGTGATTGCCCGACGAGCCGGTCACGACGTGGGTGGTGGCCAGGTCGAGCATCGCGTTCGCGGCGCCGCGGGTCTTGAACGAGCCACCATGCTGCAGATGTTCGGCCTTGAGCAGGATCCCTGGCAGGCCGTCCGGCGCCAGCAGCGGCGTGTGCCGGATCCGGCCCGCGGTCCGCCTCGCCGCCGTCACCACGTCCGCCGCGCCGAGCGGGGGTGCTTCGACGGTCATCGGACGGACTGGTCGACCGCGACGAAGCGTAGTTCGGAGGTGTACCGATTCCCCTTGTCGTCGGTCAGCCACGCCTGCTCCGGTGAGGGCAGCATTTCGGTGATCGACAACCGGCCGTCCGGATCCTGACGCGCCAGCCGCCGCACCGCCTTCGCGAAGATGTTCACGAATACCGGGGCGTCGAAATCCACATAGAACGGACGAGGCTCCCCCGGCGAAACCACGAACACAAACCTGGGAAGTCCCAACGCGTCACGCCACCGGCGAGCCAGCACGAACCGCCGCGCCTCCGACTTCTCGGAGACGAAATCCAGGGATTCCACCGGAACCGACCACGACTCCCGCGCCACCACCAGCTTGTCCACCGTCACCCGTGGCGAATGGCCGGCGCGGGGGCGCAAAGCGAACCGGTCCATGACCCGGTTGGTCATCGCGTTGCTGAACACGTCGAGCAGGTCGAACTCCGCGCCGTCGGGCAGCACGGCCACCAGCCGGTCGTCCCGTTCTTCCACCAGGACGTCGGCGCTGAGCGCCGTCCGTCCCCGTTCCGGATCGACCGTGTGGTCGACCAGGGCCACGTAGTAGTCCTCAGGCCGGTCCAGCGAGATCCGGCTGCGCGCCGACCATCGCGGCGGCTGTTCCTTCGGCAGCATCGGCAGCAGACGCGGACCGGGGAAGTCGACCGCGGTCTCGGCGAACAGCCGCCGGGCGTCCGGATGCTGCATCACCCACAACGACGTACTGGCGGTGTTCATCGCGACGTGCAGCTCGCCGAGGACCAGCTCGAAGTTCCCTCGCGCGACCTCGTCGGCGTCGTCGGCCACGACCAGGACGTCCGGGCTGACGTAACGGGCTTGCGGCCAGCTCGGACCGGTTTCCCCGAACTCCTCCCGGACCCGGTCCGCGATGTCCACACTGGACAGACGGACGCGGCGGCTGTCCACGGATACCCCCAGGATCCGTGCCCAGCGTTCTCGCAGCTCGTCCTGGATGCGGTCGATGTCGGCGATCGAACCGCCGTGCGGGGCGGGCAGGCACTCCATCCACAACGACGCGAGGTCCACGCTCCCGTCCTGTTCGCGCAAGCGGTCGTACGCCTGCCGGATCCGGTCCCCGACGGCTCGCGCGAACCGGCCCGTCATCCAGCGGGCGGCGGTGAGGCACAGGGCCAGCGGAGTCAGCTCGTCGCGGATCGCGGCGCCGATCCGGACCGTGGCGGACCGGCGGCAGTCGGCGTAGATCAGGGCCCGGCACGGTGCGGTGCGCGTGCCCTTGGCGCGTTGCGCCGCGACCTCGGTCAGCGCCTCGAACTCGTTCTCCAGCGCGGTGAACGCCGCGGACAAGGCGGTGGCGTCGGCGCCCGCCGCCTTGATCCGGTCTCTCCCGTGTTCGAGGACCGCCACTTTGGACAACCCGTCCCGCCGCAGTTCCGGGTCCGTGACCCGCTCCAGAACCGACCGCAGGTATTGTTCGGGATACGCGCAGGTCGGCACCTCCAGCCGCCACACGATCAGCCGCCGCCGTCGCAATTCGTCCAAAATGGACATCACGATCTCTTCGGTCGTTTCCTGTCCGAGCTGTGCCGCGATCTCCGCTGGACGGCGGGTTCCGTCGCAGCGCGCGAGCACCTCCCGCTCCTGCGGGTGAAGCCGGTCCGGACGCCGTCCTGGCATCCGCGCCACGTCCCCGGTGACCCGGACGAACGACACTCGGCGTGGCGCGATCCAGGTCCGCAGCCGAGGATCGGCGCCGACCGTGCGCGCGACCGCGTCCACCGCCCAGCTCGAGAAATAGACGTTCGACTCGGCGACCAGGCCGGAGCCCGGTTCGACGACGACCCCGTCGGCCGACTCGTCCCAGCGGCCCCAGCCCACCGGCCCGAAGAAACCGATCGTGTCGTTCTTCACGCAGAACCGCTGCCAGTAGTGCGCGACCAGCTCCTCGCGTTCGCGCCGCTTGCTGGTGCGCCCGTCCACCGAGGGGTCCCACGCCAGGAACAAGCCGATCCCGCGCTGCAGAAGGGCGGGATTCTGCCACGCCACCGCGGCCTGGAAATCCGGCAACGCGGCGATCTCCTGCAATTCCTTGACGTTGTCCACCATCGCTCCGGCGAACAATTCCTCGAACGCGGTCCACTCGGGGCCTGTCCTGTTGGCGAGTCCGTCCGCCGCCTCGGCGAGCCCGAACGGCGCCAGTCGCAGCACGCCGGCGGCGGGGAAGCCGGGGCCACGCAGGGCGAACTCCCTCCACAGCCGCCATTCGCCACCCGGCAGCAGGACGTCTTCAGGCATCGCGCACCGGACCCGCGCACCATTCGAGTACGGCCCGTGCGCTGTGGTACTTGTTCTCCGCCAGGGTGAACGCGAGACTCGCCGGTCCGTCGAGGACCTCCGCGGCGACCTCCTCCCCGCGGTGCGCGGGAAGGTCGTGGAGGAACACTTTCGCGCCGGACGCGGCCATCACTGCCTCGTCGACGTGGAACGGGGCGAACACTTCGCGCCAGTCCTCGGTGTGTTTGACCGTTCCGGTGGTCTGCCACCTCGTGGTATAGACGGCGTCGACGACCGGGAGCGCGGCCATGTCGTGCCGCTCCTCCACCAGTGCGCCATTGCGCTTGGCGTTGAGTTCGGCCCGGTCCAGAAACCGTTGTTCGAGGCCATAGCCCGTCGGCGTGCGCAGGTAGAGAGCCGTGTCGGTGTAGCGGGACAACGCCAGAGCCAACGCCGAAGCGGTGTTGTTGCCCTCGCCGACGTAGAGCACGCGCAACCCTTCGACCCGGCCGAACCGCTGGGTGAGCGTGGTGAGGTCGGCCAGAGCCTGAGTGGGGTGCTCGTCCGCGCACATCGCGTTGATCACGGCCATCCGCCTGCTCACGGCATAGGCACGAAGCTCGGCCTCGCCGCCTGATGTCCGCACCACGAGCATGTCGAGCATCTTCGACAACACGGCGGCGGTGTCCTCGATGGTCTCGCCGGTGTTCTCCTGAAGATCACCGGGACCGTAATTGATCAGCTTGGCGCCGAGCCGGAGTGCGCCGGCGGAGAATGACGTCCGCGTTCTGGTCGAGGTTTTACGAAACAAAATACCCGCGACCGAATCGCGTAACGGTCGTTCGTCCGTCCGGTGGCCGAGTGCGTACTCGACTCCGCGACCGACGATCCATCGCAGGTCTTCGTCGTCGAGATCATTGATGGAGATCAAGTGGCGGCGCGCTGGTTCGGCCATGACAACCTCCGAAGTGTGCTCGACTCAGCCTGGTGCCGGAGGCCTTGGCATGGCAGGGAAAGAGCGGCAACATCCGCACGGGCACCGGCTGCGCGTTTGTCCCTGCGTCCCCGAACGGCGTCGTGACTACGGTGAAATTCACGCGAAGTGAGCAATGAATCGTTGCGGAAAATCTCGATTTCATGCTTAGTGAGGAAGACAACCGGCCGCCTACCCGATGAAAATGGGCGGCGGTTGTACGGGGAAGGGGAAAAGGATGGGAGAGCCCGCAAGGGTGAGTGTGGACGCGGCCGATCCGGTACTCGAAGCGGGTATCGGCTGCACACTCAACGGCAGCCCGGAACTCACCGTGGTGACGAACGGCGAGGAATCGGACGCGACGGTCGTGGTCGTCGACCTCGTGGACGACAAGGTGCTCGACGTGGTGCACTCCATCCGGAACCAGCCGCACCGCCCGGAGATCGTGCTGCTGGCCACCGAACTGTCGCCGGGCGAGGCGCTGCACGCGATCGCGGCGGGCGCGCACGGCCTGCTGCGCCGCCGAGAGGCCAGCGCGAACCGGCTTTCCCGCGCGGTGCTCGCCGCCGTCGTCGGCGACTGCACCATGCCACCGGACCTGATCGACCGGGTACTCGAACAGGGCATGGAGAACCAGACACCCACCGCGCCGCAGGCCTGGGCCCGCGGCGGGCTCAACGAACGCGAGCACGCCGTGCTGCGCCTCGTCGCCGAGGGCTACGAAACCGACGAGATCGCCCGGCGGCTGTCCTACTCGGCGCGCACCGTGACGGCCGTCGTGCACGACATCACCCAGCGGTTCAGGCTGCGCAACCGGGCCCACGCCGTGGCCTACGCACTACGGGCGAGGCTGCTGTGATCAGCGTGCAGGTCTACGCGGCAGGCGCGCTCGTCCGGGAGGCCGTGGTCGCGAAGCTGAGACAGGCGGAGATCCTCGTCGCGGCCGCGGCGGACACCGTGGTGGTAGCCGCCGGCGGCACGATCGACGAGGCGTTGACAGCCTGTCCCGCCACCCTCCGCGCGGCGGGAGATCGGCTGATCGTCGCCGCGGACACGCTCAGCCCGGCCGGTGTCCTCCGCGCCTTCCGGGCCGGAGCACGAATCCTGCTGCAGACTCCCGAAACGACTCCTGCCCAGTTCAGCGCCGCCGTGCACTCGGCCGTGCACGGGGAAAGCCGGCTGCCCTACGGGCTGCTTGTCCGGTTGCTCAGCGGTGGCGCCGAACTGTCCCTGCCCATCGGGGTCCATCCGGTCGCGCCCTTGACCGAGCGGCAGCTCACGGTGCTCACCCTGATGGCGGACGGACACGGCAACGCCGACATCGCACGGAAGCTGTCCTGTTCGGAGCACACCGTGAAGAACGTCATCTACGAACTGATGGCGCGGCTTCAGGTGCGCAACCGTGCCCACGCGGTCGCCCACGCGGTCCGCGCGGGGCTGATCTGACCGGCGGGCTCAGCTCGTCGGCAGGAACTCCGGCGGCCTCCTCACCCGTGTGGCCTGCTCGAACGCGTACGCCAGCGCCAGTACCGTCGGCTCGCTGTACCGGCCCGCCATGATCGAGAGGCCGACCGGCAGCGGGCCGACGAACGCCATGGGGACGGTCACGTTCGTGTAGCCGGACACCGCGGCGGGCGCGGACGAGCCGAATCGGTAGTCGTCGCCCTTGCCCAGCGTGGTCCTCCACGCCGGGCCGTTCGTCGGCGCCACGATCGCGTCCAGCCGGTGCTCGCGGAGCGTGTCGTCCAGCCCGCGCCGTGCTGCTCCGGTCGCCTCCGCGCGCAGGCGCAGGTAGTCCGGATCGGTCAGGTCACCGCTCGTGGCCTGGGCTTCTTCGAACAGCTCCTGTCCGAAATGGCCCATCTCGGTGTCCGCGTTGGACTTGTTGAACTCGATCAGCCCTGCCAGGTCTGCGGGATGATCACCGGGGGTCGCCGCCAGGTAGGCGTTGATGCCGTGCTTGAACTCGTACAGCATCGACGGCAGTTCGGAGCGGCCCACCACGTCCAGTCCGGGGATCGTCACCTCGACCGTGATCGCGCCAAGGGACGCCAGCCGCTCCACGGCTTGGGCGAACACCGCCACGGTTTCCGGGCTGGTGCCGCCGGTCGCGTCCCAGACACCGATCCTCTTGCCTCGCACCGCGCAGGGGTCCAGGAACTGCAGATAGTCCGGCCGGGCCGGGCTGCCGTCGGTGGACGGGTCGCGGGCGTCCGGGCCGTTGAGCACAGCCAGCAGGACGGCCGCGTCCGTCACGTTGCGGGCCACGGGGCCGGCGGTGTCCTGCACCGCGGAGATCGGCACGAGGCCGTGGCGGCTCACCAGTCCGATGCTCGGTTTGACGCCGACGACCCCGTTCCCGCCCGCCGCGCTGACGATCGAGCCGTTGGTCTCGGTGCCGACCGCGACGGTGGCCAGGTTCGCGGCGATCGCCGCGCTGGAGCCGCTCGACGAGCCGCAGGTGTTGCGGTCGAGAACGTAGGGGTTGGCGGTCTGCCCGCCGACCGCGCTCCAGCCACTCGACGAGCGGCGGTCACGGAAGTTCGCCCACTCCGAAAGGTTCGTCTTGCCGAGGATCACCGCCCCGGCCTCGCGGAGCCGCTCGACCAGATGGGCGTCGGCGGCCGGACGCGCCCCGGCCAGCGCGAACGACCCAGCCGTCGTCCGCTGCCGGTCCGCGGTGTCGATGTTGTCCTTGATCAGCACCGGGATGCCGTCCAGAAGACCACGCGCCCGGCGGCGATCGTCGCTCGCGGCCGCGAGCCGCGGCGCGTCCGGGTTGGTCGTGATGACCGAATGCAGCCGCGGGTCGAGCAGGCGGATCCGGTCGAGATAGAACGCCGTCAGCTCGGCCGAGGTCAGCTGACCGGAGTCCATCGCGCGCCGCAGGTCCGGGATCGTGGCCTGGTCGAGGTCGATCCCCGCGAGCGTGGTCACGGCGACGCCTCCTCGGTGGTCTCCATCAGCGTGGTCAGCAGACCGGCAAGGCCGGACACGTGCGGCGGTCGCAGCACGCCCATGTGGTCGCCACCGACGCGGTGGATCTTGAGCCCGCCCGGCGCCAGTTTGACCCAACGGTCCCGGTACTGCGCGTAGCTCTGCCCGAAGTTGGTCTCGTGCAGGCCCTCGGCCAGCTCGTCACCCACCAGCAGATGGGTCCGGCCGGGATACGGACGCTGGCGGTACCCGAGCATCGCCTGGGTCAGCTCCCGCCACACCCGGATCCGGCGCGGCCAGAACGGGTCGCCGGGCACCGGCGGTTCCTTGGTTCCTTCGTCGATGATGTAGTCGAGCACCTCGGCGAACTGGCGCCGGATCTCGGCGAGTTCGTCGGCATCGGTCGTGGAGTTCAGCTCTTCCAGGAGCTTCTCGCCACGGACGAACATGGCGGTCTCCTCCCACATGTTCTCCCGCTTGTAGAAGTCCTGCGCCGGGTCGAGCAGCATCAGCGTGAGCCGGTCGCCGTCGCGGTGCAGGATGCGGGCCATCTCGCCGGTCACCAGTCCCCCGCCGCACCAGCCGAGCAGGTGATACGGGCCCTCCGGGTGCACCGCGCGGAGCTGCTCCACGAACAGCGCGGCCACACTCGCGATGCTCTGCGGCGACGGCGTGTCCCGGTGCAGGCCGGGCCATTCCAGCGCGGCCACCGGGCGGTCGGCGCTGATGTGCTCGGCCAGCCGCACATACCACAGGCCGCCGCCAGGGTACATGCAGAACAGCGGCGGCTTCGATCCCGTGCGCCGCAGCCAGACGACGGCTTGCCGCGCCCAGCCCGCGGCCGATTCCAGCGCCGCCACCTCGGTGGGCGGGAAGCCGCCCTTGCTCGCCGGGTCCACCGCCGTGGCCAGGTCGATCACCGTGCGATGCTCGTAGAAGTCCCGCAGCTCGACCGGCAGGCCGTGCTCTTCGCGGAGCTCGACCAGCACCCGGATGATCAGCAGCGAGTGCAGGCCCAGATCGCTGAACGGGACGTCCACTCCCACGTGATCGATGCCCAGGCCCTTGGCCAGCGCGGTGGCGATGATGTTCTCCACCGCGGTCCGCGGCGCCAGCGCGGCACGGGCGGTGGCCGTCGGTTCGGGCAGGGCCTTGGTGTCGAGCTTGCCGCTGGGGGTGGTGGGCAGTTCTTCCAGCACCACCCACGCGGACGGGATCAGGTAGTCCGGCACGGCACCGGCCAGCAGACCGGGCAGACCGGCCGGATCCAGTCCTTCGTGGGCGGGTACGAGGTACGCGACCAGTTCCTGGTCGCCGCGGGCGGTCCGGCGGGCGCGCACGGCCACGTCACGCAGCTCGGCATGCGCTCGCAGCACCGCTTCCACCTCACCCAGCTCGACCCGGTAGCCGCGGATCTTCACCTGATCGTCCGCCCGCCCGGCGAACTCCAGCACGCCGTCGGGCCGGTACCTGGCCAGGTCACCGGTGCGGTACAGCCGCCCGCCGTCGGAATACGGGTCCGGCACGA
This window encodes:
- a CDS encoding amidase, which translates into the protein MTTLAGIDLDQATIPDLRRAMDSGQLTSAELTAFYLDRIRLLDPRLHSVITTNPDAPRLAAASDDRRRARGLLDGIPVLIKDNIDTADRQRTTAGSFALAGARPAADAHLVERLREAGAVILGKTNLSEWANFRDRRSSSGWSAVGGQTANPYVLDRNTCGSSSGSSAAIAANLATVAVGTETNGSIVSAAGGNGVVGVKPSIGLVSRHGLVPISAVQDTAGPVARNVTDAAVLLAVLNGPDARDPSTDGSPARPDYLQFLDPCAVRGKRIGVWDATGGTSPETVAVFAQAVERLASLGAITVEVTIPGLDVVGRSELPSMLYEFKHGINAYLAATPGDHPADLAGLIEFNKSNADTEMGHFGQELFEEAQATSGDLTDPDYLRLRAEATGAARRGLDDTLREHRLDAIVAPTNGPAWRTTLGKGDDYRFGSSAPAAVSGYTNVTVPMAFVGPLPVGLSIMAGRYSEPTVLALAYAFEQATRVRRPPEFLPTS